A part of bacterium genomic DNA contains:
- a CDS encoding Ig-like domain-containing protein produces MGGILFRYSVAVAAVVYLLCVSVAWGAWPSEPASRLEICTQTGAQGDLRMAPVEDGYILAWTDQRRGSSYTDIYVQKVDRGGNILWQDQGRIAALAATASLVNNHQARPFLAPSTGGSAILLWTDSNPSWGNNDNVWATRLHADGVVSWGNPGLPLQGTDTGVLVAGQDGTMPQGWGATPDSEGGAFAGFSLGLWSNIFVHRYDLQGNLRAQSQDLGQRGHTMRLMSSVSPEGKDLLFVARLGGAGFGPLMLRKLLDPEIQYPGGGVDELQDFWGGELQVSPGVTVDENYSMLADGSGGLWIVWSDRRNGNSDIFLQHISYDGTELLGQYGITLCNAPGDQRRPQMVSDGEGGVIVVWQDERTSPQQVYGQRVDTNGQILWDTNGLLISSARGTEPQILRTSDNYFIVVWRDDDGIGGSGMDYLRAQRLTPTGYAMWDPDGVKVSEDPWAPSPFVAAPDQSGGAVVFYVDDGNIYGNRVIFDGTMSSFIRIYGPHVVGTGNMADYILRVGNMEGDAVHDAVVVMDLPPHAEFVWASQEGAYWPGRHQVVWKLGEIPVGERLLLPAQVRYRWGIPPHTPYEFWAAWGGTNISENPFEVQDYLEWEPTVPQSSRALGPGEIDSFLQSHDQAAALLQWLQAQGYGFYQVTRSVVVDAEKTLTFLFLVHPTDPSPVLINVLDLNGSENAAFVERISPEILEIFDQAGGLSYSSSSTFRSWGRWSVMSSPSKAHCTVNCMIEKLPEMVITNLFPVVGQLITANNYVENWYQCKHNNDWNACYSLGEDTAKQLFSKLGEALPENIKNIPAIDIGMALGECIYDCQNNPSSHVCTEDAVACSKPTWWEQELMGRTAVLKRRRCNPGLGIYEWGPPEHVDCRVIIPCGFGQVSTCVDNQCGCMDCDRPQSGCFSGEVRTAHDPNAKFGVEGQVVPGQLLEYLITYENTGQDTAYGVYVLDELDQWLDLDTVEVLDSGILIKGVPAIIWGIGDLPAGGQGAVRFRARVKGDTPAGTVMVNMAQVYFPSVPEITPTNPVVNVVAEVVAFPQQVETSENTPVDITLEGAGGQGGLEFAIDTGPMNGTLSGQPPQVTYTPAPDFDGEDSFTFTVTSAARTSPSAMVRIRVEPSQSDNQAPSVERVVPEDGARVQVSTEPFSQDPILYLPLIKACFEERLDPTTVLPATFTLSSGQSFLPCILYYDDATMCVSMFPQEPLAYDTAYTVTVQPGVADMSANAMTQAYSWTFRTWAHTSARLEPLAVDCGAVEIGTAASAKRFWIVNQGVDALALGEIEITGENPQDFVLDTQCSNSLIAGMSQCPVDVRFVPQSQGAKRASLEVPGGVSNPDLHLTGQIQGTGTSSEPQAHTLGVQVTGQGMGTVTSSPEGVACPGDCAEVYLVGTQVRLSANPSAGSVFAGWEGDPDCLDGIVTMNSDKACTASFELLSSGPDLSGNWIWLEQVCRVDRSPIKCRLKGLLTVQNQGAMSTGHRTQVAFYLSSDEVLDGQDRFLKEKGVGKIKPGAQKTKRFMATLPEGETASGKYVIAVLDSLGTIQEVSEVNNQVSSPLIP; encoded by the coding sequence ACCAGGGTCGCATTGCAGCCCTGGCCGCAACAGCGAGTCTTGTGAACAACCACCAGGCTCGACCTTTCTTGGCCCCTTCAACAGGTGGCAGCGCCATATTGCTTTGGACAGACTCGAATCCATCGTGGGGCAACAATGATAATGTCTGGGCGACCCGCCTCCATGCGGATGGAGTGGTCAGCTGGGGCAACCCTGGGCTTCCTTTACAGGGAACCGACACAGGAGTTCTCGTAGCCGGGCAGGACGGGACCATGCCCCAAGGCTGGGGAGCGACTCCGGATTCAGAAGGAGGCGCCTTTGCGGGCTTCTCCTTAGGGCTGTGGTCAAATATCTTTGTCCATCGCTACGATCTTCAGGGAAACCTCCGCGCCCAATCCCAGGACCTTGGTCAAAGGGGCCACACCATGCGACTGATGAGCTCGGTATCCCCTGAAGGCAAAGACTTGCTCTTTGTGGCCCGTCTTGGGGGCGCGGGATTCGGCCCCCTGATGTTGAGAAAGCTCCTGGATCCAGAGATACAATACCCGGGGGGTGGAGTGGATGAGCTCCAGGACTTCTGGGGCGGGGAGCTTCAGGTCTCTCCTGGTGTGACCGTTGATGAGAATTACAGCATGCTGGCCGACGGATCGGGAGGCCTTTGGATCGTCTGGAGCGACAGGCGAAACGGCAACTCGGACATCTTTCTGCAGCATATCTCTTACGATGGGACAGAGCTCCTGGGACAATACGGTATCACTCTGTGCAACGCCCCGGGAGACCAGAGGCGTCCTCAGATGGTCTCCGATGGAGAAGGGGGTGTCATCGTGGTCTGGCAGGATGAGAGGACCTCCCCACAACAGGTATATGGCCAAAGGGTAGACACCAACGGACAGATCCTCTGGGATACAAACGGTCTCCTCATAAGCTCAGCCCGCGGGACAGAGCCTCAAATCCTTAGAACTTCTGACAACTACTTCATCGTTGTCTGGAGAGATGATGATGGCATAGGTGGTTCAGGAATGGATTACCTGCGGGCCCAGAGGCTCACACCCACTGGCTATGCCATGTGGGATCCAGATGGGGTGAAGGTGAGCGAGGATCCATGGGCACCGTCTCCTTTCGTTGCTGCTCCGGATCAATCAGGCGGGGCTGTGGTCTTCTATGTGGATGACGGCAACATCTACGGTAACCGAGTCATCTTCGACGGCACCATGAGCTCATTCATAAGGATCTACGGGCCACACGTAGTGGGCACAGGAAACATGGCGGATTACATCCTTCGGGTTGGGAACATGGAGGGGGATGCGGTCCATGACGCGGTGGTCGTCATGGACCTTCCGCCTCATGCTGAGTTTGTCTGGGCTTCGCAGGAGGGGGCCTATTGGCCCGGAAGACATCAGGTTGTCTGGAAACTGGGTGAAATTCCTGTTGGAGAGAGGCTGTTGCTCCCTGCCCAAGTTCGATATCGATGGGGCATTCCTCCCCACACTCCCTACGAGTTCTGGGCGGCCTGGGGAGGAACCAATATCTCGGAGAATCCCTTCGAGGTGCAAGATTACCTGGAGTGGGAACCCACGGTCCCCCAATCCTCGAGGGCACTGGGGCCTGGCGAGATCGACTCATTTCTCCAGTCCCATGATCAGGCAGCAGCCCTGCTCCAATGGCTCCAAGCACAAGGCTATGGGTTCTATCAAGTGACAAGATCGGTGGTGGTCGATGCGGAAAAGACTCTCACATTTCTCTTCCTCGTGCATCCCACTGATCCCTCCCCTGTTCTCATCAATGTCTTGGACCTAAACGGATCTGAAAATGCGGCCTTTGTAGAGCGCATATCCCCCGAGATCCTGGAGATCTTCGACCAGGCAGGAGGCCTCTCATATTCCTCCAGCTCCACATTCAGATCGTGGGGCCGGTGGAGTGTCATGTCCAGCCCTTCCAAGGCCCACTGTACGGTCAACTGCATGATCGAAAAACTCCCAGAGATGGTCATAACCAACCTATTCCCGGTGGTTGGTCAACTCATCACAGCCAACAATTATGTGGAAAACTGGTATCAGTGCAAACACAACAACGATTGGAACGCATGTTACAGCCTCGGTGAGGACACGGCAAAGCAACTCTTTTCCAAACTAGGAGAGGCCTTACCGGAAAACATAAAGAACATACCAGCTATAGATATAGGGATGGCGCTTGGGGAATGTATCTATGACTGTCAGAATAATCCCAGCTCCCATGTCTGCACTGAGGACGCAGTTGCCTGTTCCAAGCCTACGTGGTGGGAACAGGAGCTCATGGGAAGGACCGCGGTCCTGAAGAGGAGGCGTTGTAACCCTGGCCTGGGAATATACGAGTGGGGTCCTCCCGAGCATGTTGATTGCAGGGTTATCATCCCTTGCGGTTTCGGACAGGTGTCAACCTGTGTCGACAATCAGTGCGGCTGCATGGACTGCGACAGACCGCAAAGCGGCTGTTTCTCAGGTGAAGTGCGAACAGCCCACGACCCCAATGCCAAATTCGGCGTCGAGGGCCAGGTGGTCCCGGGGCAGCTCCTCGAATATCTCATCACTTACGAAAATACCGGGCAAGACACTGCATACGGGGTCTACGTGTTGGACGAACTGGATCAGTGGCTGGACCTGGACACCGTTGAAGTGCTTGACTCCGGAATCCTCATAAAAGGCGTCCCGGCCATCATTTGGGGTATAGGGGACCTTCCTGCGGGAGGGCAAGGGGCAGTGAGGTTTCGGGCAAGGGTAAAAGGTGATACACCTGCCGGGACGGTCATGGTGAATATGGCACAGGTCTATTTCCCGAGCGTGCCCGAGATCACCCCAACCAATCCCGTGGTGAATGTGGTTGCCGAGGTGGTGGCCTTCCCACAACAGGTGGAGACCTCGGAAAACACGCCTGTGGACATCACATTGGAGGGGGCAGGCGGACAAGGAGGTCTGGAATTCGCCATAGACACAGGCCCTATGAACGGGACACTCTCAGGGCAACCTCCCCAGGTGACCTACACCCCTGCCCCCGACTTTGACGGGGAAGACTCCTTCACCTTCACGGTCACAAGCGCAGCTAGGACCAGCCCTTCGGCAATGGTAAGGATCAGAGTTGAACCTTCTCAGTCGGACAATCAAGCTCCTTCTGTGGAAAGGGTGGTGCCTGAGGACGGGGCCAGGGTCCAGGTTTCCACAGAGCCCTTTTCCCAGGACCCCATCTTGTATCTTCCCCTCATCAAGGCCTGCTTCGAAGAGAGGCTCGATCCCACGACGGTGCTGCCAGCTACTTTTACCCTGTCTAGCGGCCAGAGCTTCCTACCCTGCATCCTCTACTACGACGATGCGACCATGTGTGTCTCCATGTTCCCACAGGAGCCCTTGGCGTACGACACAGCCTACACGGTTACTGTCCAGCCTGGGGTTGCGGACATGTCGGCCAACGCAATGACCCAAGCCTACAGTTGGACGTTCCGGACCTGGGCACACACATCCGCGCGCTTAGAGCCCCTGGCCGTGGACTGCGGGGCCGTGGAAATTGGAACGGCCGCGTCTGCGAAGCGATTCTGGATCGTCAACCAGGGCGTGGATGCTCTCGCCTTGGGAGAAATAGAAATTACAGGAGAAAATCCCCAGGACTTCGTCCTAGATACCCAGTGCTCCAATTCCCTCATCGCCGGGATGAGCCAGTGCCCGGTGGATGTGCGGTTCGTGCCCCAATCCCAAGGGGCCAAGAGGGCAAGCCTCGAGGTACCGGGCGGAGTGAGCAATCCGGATCTCCACCTGACAGGGCAGATCCAGGGGACCGGCACATCCTCTGAGCCCCAAGCTCACACCCTTGGGGTTCAGGTGACGGGGCAAGGGATGGGCACGGTGACGAGTAGCCCTGAGGGGGTGGCATGTCCAGGGGACTGCGCCGAGGTCTATCTGGTGGGGACCCAGGTGCGCCTGAGCGCCAACCCCAGCGCTGGTTCGGTCTTCGCCGGTTGGGAAGGAGACCCAGACTGCCTCGACGGCATAGTGACCATGAATAGCGATAAGGCTTGTACGGCCTCTTTCGAACTGCTTTCTTCGGGGCCTGACCTTTCGGGAAATTGGATCTGGTTAGAGCAAGTTTGCCGAGTAGATAGATCCCCAATCAAGTGCCGGCTCAAAGGTCTCTTGACTGTACAAAATCAAGGTGCCATGAGCACTGGTCACAGGACTCAAGTGGCATTCTACCTGTCCTCGGATGAGGTATTGGATGGCCAAGACCGATTCTTGAAGGAGAAGGGCGTCGGAAAGATAAAGCCTGGGGCACAGAAAACCAAGAGGTTCATGGCGACCCTCCCTGAAGGCGAGACTGCCTCGGGCAAGTACGTCATAGCCGTGCTCGACAGCCTAGGGACAATCCAGGAAGTGAGCGAGGTGAACAACCAAGTCTCCTCTCCCCTCATACCATAA